In Eublepharis macularius isolate TG4126 chromosome 4, MPM_Emac_v1.0, whole genome shotgun sequence, the following are encoded in one genomic region:
- the LOC129328248 gene encoding histone H1.10 — protein MSVELEEADLPLTEAEEAPLAAEKKGAAKKAKAGGASLSPSKKKKNSKKKNQPGKYSQLVVETIRKLGERNGSSLAKIYNEAKKVAWFDQQNGRTYLKYSIKALVQNDTLLQVKGTGANGSFKLNRKKLEGAGEGGPAAAGASHAKALKKTATVAASASRRAEKKPVAKSKKPEKKSHKKGAAGGAAKKEKGKGKKAAKKSAASPSAKKVKKSAKPKALKSRKA, from the coding sequence ATGTCGGTCGAGCTGGAGGAAGCCGACCTGCCCCTGACAGAGGCGGAGGAGGCGCCGCTGGCTGCCGAGAAGAAAGGCGCCGCCAAGAAAGCCAAGGCGGGCGGCGCGTCCCTCTCGCcctccaagaagaagaagaacagcaagaagaagaaCCAGCCGGGCAAATACAGCCAGCTGGTGGTGGAGACAATCCGCAAGCTGGGCGAGCGCAACGGCTCCTCGCTAGCCAAGATCTACAACGAGGCCAAGAAGGTGGCCTGGTTCGACCAGCAGAACGGGCGCACCTACCTCAAGTACTCCATCAAGGCGCTGGTGCAGAACGACACCCTGCTGCAGGTGAAGGGCACCGGCGCCAACGGCTCCTTCAAGCTCAATAGGAAGAAGCTGGAGGGGGCGGGCGAGGGGGGGCCCGCCGCCGCCGGCGCCTCCCACGCCAAAGCCCTCAAGAAGACGGCGACCGTGGCCGCCTCGGCTTCGCGCAGGGCGGAGAAGAAGCCAGTCGCCAAGAGCAAGAAGCCCGAGAAGAAGTCGCACAAGAAGGGCGCCGCCGGTGGGGCGGCCAAGAAAGAGAAGGGCAAGGGCAAGAAAGCGGCCAAGAAGAGCGCCGCCTCGCCCAGCGCCAAGAAGGTGAAGAAGTCCGCGAAGCCCAAGGCGCTCAAGAGCAGGAAGGCGTGA